One Mercurialis annua linkage group LG3, ddMerAnnu1.2, whole genome shotgun sequence DNA window includes the following coding sequences:
- the LOC126672874 gene encoding uncharacterized protein LOC126672874: MSGEGDQTTPSLVPLEGLQDVEDYVWANEGGSSLSWDRFSHVFDLVQNGNKAFRENRFEEAINCYSRANNVKPGDPVILGNRSAAYSRISQFLKHRPPSASEYKPLSGLDPTIHAELALKDAEKVMNLRSSSVNSYILKSSALILLEQYELARDVILSGLQVDPFSNPLRASLQNLEKMAASTSRRSYSKPERSDEFDCTLCLKLLYEPVTTPCGHSFCRSCLFQTMDCGNKCPLCRTVLFISPRTCAVSVTLNNIIEKNFPEEFAERKHEHKSLTNFGADLIPLFVMDVVIPCQKFPLHIFEPRYRLMVRRIMEGNRRMGMVIRDSNTGSIVDFACEVEITECEPLPDGRFYLEVESRRRCRILRSWDQDGYRVAEVEWVQDDPSARKAELQEITNNAAEYAQSWLRRAKDAARQDRRRLERLLNVEAMMPTPLDPERFSFWLATLSERRPDERLELLRLRDTEERIKRGLVYLRAAEQGCSVQ, from the exons ATGTCCGGCGAAGGCGACCAAACGACGCCGTCTCTTGTGCCTTTAGAGGGTCTTCAAGACGTCGAGGATTATGTTTGG GCCAATGAAGGCGGATCATCATTGTCATGGGATAGGTTTAGTCATGTTTTTGATCTGGTTCAGAATGGGAATAAGGCATTCCGGGAGAATCGTTTTGAGGAG GCAATTAATTGTTACTCAAGGGCCAATAATGTTAAACCTGGAGATCCTGTCATTCTTGGAAACAGGAGCGCTGCTTATAGCAG GATTAGCCAATTCCTGAAACATAGACCTCCTTCTGCTTCTGAATATAAACCACTTAGTGGACTGGATCCTACTATACATGCTGAA CTTGCTCTGAAAGATGCCGAGAAGGTGATGAATCTCAGAAGCAGTTCAGTGAATTCGTACATATTAAAATCTAGTGCTCTTATCCTG TTGGAACAATATGAGCTAGCTCGGGATGTTATTCTTTCAGGCCTTCAGGTTGATCCTTTTAG CAATCCTCTTCGGGCTTCTCTTCAGAATTTGGAGAAAATGGCAGCCAGCACATCGAGGAGAAGCTACAGCAAGCCTGAACGTAGTGATGAATTTGATTGCACGCTCTGCCTAAAGTTACTGTATGAACCTGTTACAACTCCTTGTGGGCATTCTTTTTGCCGCTCATGTCTTTTTCAGACCATGGATTGTG GTAATAAATGTCCATTGTGTAGAACCGTTCTATTTATCAGTCCCAGAACATGTGCAGTCAG tgTGACGTTAAACAACATCATAGAAAAGAATTTCCCAGAGGAATTTGCTGAGAGAAAGCATGAACATAAAAGTTTGACGAACTTTGGTGCTGATCTGATCCCTCTTTTTGTAATGGATGTTGTTATCCCATGTCAGAAGTTTCCACTGCACATATTTGAACCTCGATACAGACTAATG GTGAGGAGAATCATGGAAGGGAATCGTCGCATGGGAATG GTTATCCGTGACTCTAATACAGGATCAATAGTTGACTTTGCCTGTGAAGTGGAGATTACAGA GTGTGAGCCACTTCCTGATGGGCGATTTTATCTAGAG GTTGAGAGTCGTCGTAGGTGTCGCATCCTTCGATCCTGGGATCAAGATGG GTATCGTGTTGCGGAGGTTGAATGGGTACAAGATGATCCTTCAGCAAGGAAAGCAGAA TTACAGGAAATTACAAATAACGCAGCAGAATATGCCCAGTCTTGGTTAAGGAGGGCAAAGGATGCTGCAAGACAAG ATCGAAGAAGACTCGAGAGACTATTAAATGTAGAAGCAATGATGCCCACGCCATTAGATCCCGAGCGCTTTAGTTTCTGG CTTGCTACTTTATCAGAAAGGAGACCTGATGAAAGATTGGAGCTCCTGCGATTAAGGGATACAGAAGAG AGAATAAAACGTGGATTGGTGTATCTGAGAGCTGCAGAACAAGGCTGCAGTGTGCAATAA
- the LOC126674378 gene encoding pentatricopeptide repeat-containing protein At5g61370, mitochondrial, producing the protein MRCFFTPKGVGFLLKKLDADKSKHFLVSGYSTVFHNQVPLELQEICKVVSSSIGSLDDLESSLNGFRICLTSAIVNQIIDCCKHEAPTRSLLRFFLWSNKRSDFDTKDEDFNHAIRVLAEKKDHTAMQILISDLRKEGRVMEPQTFGLVAENLVKLGREDDALGIFKNLDKFNCSQDGETVTAMISALCAKGLARKAYGVFWHHKDKISEVMKPCVYRSLIYGWSVQKNVKEARKVIQEMKGDGVMPDLFSFNTFLKCLCEGNVLRNPSGLVPESLNVMMEMRTYKIEPNSNSYNILLSCLGRVRRVQESCRILESMKKSGCDPDWVSYYLVVKLLYITGRFGKGNKTVDEMIEMGLVPDRKFYYDLIGVLCGVERVNFALELFERMKRNSLGGYGPVYDVLIPKLCRGGNFDKGKELWDEAMAMGVTLHCSNDVLDPLITKVFKPTRKVEEEVRLQVSIAADRPKTRVRVRKTKRKRNKKMARSQGARKRKDRLRNN; encoded by the coding sequence ATGCGTTGCTTCTTTACACCCAAAGGGGTAGGCTTTCTGTTGAAAAAATTGGACGCcgacaaatctaagcattttcTAGTCTCTGGGTACTCTACAGTTTTTCATAATCAAGTGCCACTCGAGCTGCAGGAGATTTGCAAGGTTGTTTCGAGCTCGATTGGTAGTTTAGATGATTTAGAATCTAGCTTGAATGGTTTTAGAATTTGTTTGACATCGGCTATTGTTAATCAGATTATTGATTGTTGCAAACATGAGGCACCCACAAGAAGTTTGTTGAGATTTTTTCTATGGTCGAATAAAAGATCAGATTTTGATACGAAAGATGAGGATTTTAACCACGCGATTCGAGTTTTGGCGGAGAAGAAGGATCATACTGCAATGCAGATTTTGATTTCGGATTTAAGGAAGGAGGGCCGTGTAATGGAACCACAAACTTTTGGTCTTGTGGCTGAGAATTTGGTAAAGCTAGGGAGAGAAGATGACGCATTGGGTATATTCAAGAACTTGGATAAGTTCAATTGCTCACAAGATGGTGAAACTGTCACTGCTATGATCAGTGCTCTTTGTGCCAAAGGTCTTGCTAGGAAAGCATATGGGGTGTTTTGGCACCACAAGGATAAGATATCGGAAGTTATGAAGCCTTGCGTTTATAGGAGTCTTATATATGGTTGGTCAGTGCAAAAGAATGTGAAAGAAGCACGAAAAGTAATTCAAGAGATGAAGGGAGATGGGGTGATGCCggatttgtttagttttaaTACATTTCTCAAGTGCCTTTGTGAGGGAAACGTCTTACGCAATCCTTCAGGACTTGTTCCTGAATCTTTGAATGTGATGATGGAAATGAGAACTTATAAGATAGAGCCAAACTCGAATAGTTATAATATATTGCTATCTTGTCTTGGGAGGGTGAGAAGAGTTCAGGAATCTTGTAGGATACTCGAATCAATGAAAAAGTCAGGATGCGACCCAGATTGGGTTAGCTATTATCTTGTTGTGAAGTTGTTGTATATAACTGGGAGATTTGGTAAAGGGAATAAGACAGTTGATGAGATGATCGAAATGGGGCTAGTCCCGGATCGTAAGTTTTACTACGATTTGATTGGCGTTCTCTGCGGGGTTGAGAGAGTGAATTTTGCTCTTGAATTGTTTGAACGAATGAAGAGAAACTCGCTGGGTGGTTATGGGCCAGTGTATGATGTGTTGATACCTAAGCTTTGTAGAGGGGGCAACTTTGACAAAGGTAAAGAGCTGTGGGATGAGGCCATGGCTATGGGCGTCACGCTTCACTGCTCAAACGATGTATTAGATCCCTTAATAACCAAAGTTTTCAAGCCAACAAGAAAGGTGGAGGAAGAGGTCAGGCTTCAGGTAAGCATTGCAGCTGACAGACCCAAGACTCGAGTACGGGTTAGGAAAACCAAGAGAAAACGAAACAAGAAAATGGCTAGGAGCCAAGGAGCAAGAAAACGAAAAGATCGGCTAAGAAATAACTGA
- the LOC130015363 gene encoding probable receptor-like protein kinase At5g61350, with product MGGSKTRKTHTFLVVFFFLVVNFSFAKNDLAFSPPDNFLIDCGSSQDTTLDDGRVFKSDSSTRSYLETNEEVQVSADSLLVNTSSSAVRLYKTARILPSESKYTLHISHPGWHWIRLYFYPLPHPKYNLNDAVFTVAADEFVLLHEFSVRDNSSVVFKEYLFNLTDERFSLIFKPIKNSYAFINAIEVVSAPASLISDSAATLPQGGTFNGLFNYAFEVSYRLNVGGGIVSPKNDTLSRTWFPDTPFNTFPQGAQAVSVPPSTVKFREGGASPYIAPPWVYATADQMADSETVLPNFNLTWEMSVDPGFSYLVRMHFCDIVSKSLNDLYFNVYINDMIGVSSLDLSSLTGGLSTAYYADFVVNASAITNSSVRVQVGTASGIESGLANAILNGLEVIKMSNIDGSLNGFFAADVSHGVSIMKILAGIGLAMGVSAMLLLAISFIRWQKRPQDWQKRNSFSSWLLPLQGNTNSTFFSSKSGSRRSSMFGSRKSKSGYSGFFSNQGFGRYFGLAELQNATQNFDEKAVIGVGGFGKVYIGDLEDGTKTAIKRGNHSSQQGINEFQTEIQMLSKLRHRHLVSLIGFSDENSEMILVYEYMSNGPLRDHLYGSTLPTLSWKQRLEICIGAARGLHYLHTGASQPIIHRDVKTTNILLDENFVAKVSDFGLSKAASVDQGHVSTAVKGSFGYLDPEYFRKQQLTEKSDVYSFGVVLFEVLCARSVINPALPREQVSLAEWAMQWHRKGMIEKIIDPKIVGTINSGSLKKYVEAAEKCLAEYGVDRPGMGDVLWNLEYALQLQEASSEAEALDDKSTNLIDLEKPSKANSGGESAATAVAINDDSEVTVGSPIFSQLANGR from the coding sequence ATGGGGGGATCAAAAACTCGAAAAACTCATActtttttagttgtttttttctttcttgtagtaaattttagttttgctAAAAATGATCTTGCATTTTCTCCTCCTGATAATTTCTTGATCGATTGTGGATCATCTCAGGATACTACTCTTGATGATGGAAGAGTCTTTAAATCGGATTCTTCGACTCGGAGTTATCTTGAAACCAATGAAGAGGTTCAGGTTTCAGCTGATTCTCTTCTTGTAAATACTTCTTCTTCGGCTGTTCGTTTATATAAAACAGCAAGAATTTTACCTTCTGAATCAAAATATACTCTTCATATTTCTCATCCGGGATGGCATTGGATTCGCCTTTACTTCTACCCTCTTCCTCATCCGAAATACAATCTAAATGACGCGGTTTTTACCGTTGCAGCCGACGAATTTGTTCTTTTACATGAATTTTCTGTAAGAGATAATAGTTCTGTCGTTTTCAAAGAATATCTCTTTAATCTTACAGATGAAAGATTTTCCCTCATTTTCAAGCCTATCAAGAACTCTTACGCATTTATCAATGCTATTGAGGTTGTTTCTGCACCTGCCAGCCTCATTTCTGACTCTGCAGCCACACTTCCTCAAGGAGGAACTTTTAATGGTTTGTTTAATTATGCGTTTGAGGTTTCTTATCGGTTGAATGTCGGTGGCGGAATTGTGTCTCCGAAGAATGATACGTTGTCAAGAACATGGTTTCCTGATACACCATTTAACACATTTCCACAAGGAGCTCAAGCTGTGTCTGTTCCTCCGAGTACCGTTAAATTCAGGGAGGGCGGAGCGAGCCCCTACATTGCTCCGCCTTGGGTTTATGCTACCGCCGATCAGATGGCGGATTCTGAGACAGTTCTGCCTAATTTCAATCTCACTTGGGAGATGAGTGTTGATCCAGGATTTTCGTATTTGGTCAGAATGCATTTCTGTGACATTGTCAGCAAGTCTCTTAATGACTTGTACTTCAATGTGTATATAAATGACATGATAGGCGTGTCGAGTCTTGATCTATCATCGCTTACTGGTGGTCTTTCGACAGCTTATTATGCGGATTTTGTTGTCAATGCCTCAGCAATCACCAACAGTTCTGTCAGAGTTCAGGTTGGAACTGCTTCCGGTATAGAGTCAGGATTGGCTAATGCGATTCTGAATGGATTAGAGGTGATAAAGATGAGCAACATAGATGGAAGCTTGAACGGATTTTTCGCTGCAGATGTGTCCCACGGAGTAAGCATAATGAAGATTCTTGCAGGAATTGGGCTAGCAATGGGAGTGTCAGCAATGCTACTTCTAGCAATAAGTTTTATCAGGTGGCAGAAGCGACCTCAGGATTGGCAGAAACGAAACAGCTTCTCATCATGGCTTCTTCCTCTGCAGGGAAACACTAATTCGACATTCTTTTCGAGTAAGAGTGGCTCGAGAAGATCAAGCATGTTCGGTTCGCGTAAAAGCAAGAGTGGCTACTCTGGTTTCTTCTCTAATCAGGGTTTCGGAAGGTATTTCGGGCTCGCTGAATTGCAGAATGCAACTCAAAATTTTGATGAAAAGGCAGTGATTGGTGTAGGTGGTTTTGGAAAAGTTTATATTGGAGATTTGGAAGATGGAACTAAAACTGCTATCAAAAGAGGAAACCATAGTTCGCAGCAAGGTATAAACGAGTTTCAGACAGAAATTCAAATGCTCTCCAAGCTCAGACATCGACACCTCGTGTCGCTCATTGGCTTCTCCGATGAGAATTCCGAGATGATTCTTGTTTATGAGTACATGTCTAATGGCCCTCTCCGCGATCACCTCTATGGCTCGACCCTACCTACTCTATCATGGAAACAAAGACTCGAAATCTGCATCGGTGCAGCTCGGGGATTACATTACCTCCACACGGGTGCATCACAGCCCATTATCCATCGTGATGTCAAAACAACAAACATTCTTCTAGACGAGAATTTTGTCGCGAAAGTTTCTGATTTCGGCCTTTCCAAGGCTGCATCAGTGGATCAAGGGCACGTAAGCACTGCCGTAAAGGGTAGCTTCGGATACCTCGATCCTGAGTACTTCAGGAAGCAACAGCTAACCGAGAAATCCGATGTTTACTCTTTCGGAGTTGTTCTTTTCGAGGTTTTGTGTGCCAGGTCCGTTATAAACCCCGCCTTACCAAGAGAGCAGGTCAGTTTGGCAGAATGGGCAATGCAGTGGCACAGAAAGGGAATGATCGAAAAAATCATTGATCCGAAAATTGTAGGTACCATTAATTCAGGATCCCTGAAAAAATACGTGGAAGCTGCAGAGAAATGTTTAGCAGAATACGGAGTCGACAGGCCTGGAATGGGAGATGTATTATGGAACTTGGAGTATGCATTGCAGCTTCAGGAGGCTTCAAGTGAAGCTGAAGCACTGGACGATAAAAGTACAAATCTGATAGATTTGGAAAAGCCAAGTAAAGCGAATTCAGGAGGGGAATCTGCTGCAACAGCAGTAGCAATAAATGATGATTCTGAAGTAACTGTGGGGTCTCCAATATTTTCTCAGCTAGCAAATGGAAGGTAA
- the LOC126674374 gene encoding pentatricopeptide repeat-containing protein At5g44230, with protein MTNLINKLVSYLPKQFNQSFNSIQQLETQIFNSLSSCSNLSQIEQVHAHILFHGFAQNSYIITKLVRKLTALNIPMDPYPRSIFNRVIVPNPFLYSAVIRGYSMQGLLTESVKVYSLMRIDNVRPVSFTFTAIFKGCIAVLDLGLARQMHGQCVLIGGVGFDLFVGNSLIDLYVKCGVLECARKLFDEMPVKDIISWTEIIVAYAKIGDMDSARELFDGLIVKDMVVWTAMVTGFSQNAKPKEAIRFFERMQEAGVEVDEVTLIGVISACAQLGAAEYAFWVHHIAESIHGYFTGYSVVLGSALIDMYSKCGIVDYAYAVFEGLKDKNVFSYSSMIKGFAMHGHAVAAINLFNEMVKTEVKPNEVTLIGVLTACVHARMVEEGLDIFRSMENHFGVKPSYKIYTCVVDLLGRAGRLNEAMELIKTMPVEPQAEVWGALLGACRVYRNPDMATTAARHLFELEPSSIGNYVILSNIYASAGRWQDVSWVRKLMREKGLKKNPGCSWIETKKGVIHEFFSGDMTHFMSTEIKQVLMNLLDRLQANGYQPNLSSLPYDLSDEEKRRILMTHSEKLTLAFALISLDPGCTVRIMKNLRICEDCHLFMCGASKIVGREIVVRDNMIFHHFRGGTCSCGNFW; from the coding sequence ATGACTAACCTCATTAACAAACTCGTCTCCTATTTACCAAAACAATTTAATCAATCCTTTAACTCAATTCAACAGCTCGAAACCCAGATTTTCAACTCGCTCAGTTCTTGCTCCAATCTCTCTCAGATCGAACAAGTTCACGCCCATATTCTCTTCCATGGATTTGCCCAAAACTCGTATATTATCACTAAGCTTGTCCGTAAACTTACTGCTCTCAATATCCCCATGGACCCTTATCCTCGGTCTATTTTTAACCGGGTTATAGTTCCTAACCCGTTTCTTTATTCTGCTGTGATCAGAGGCTATTCAATGCAAGGGTTGTTAACTGAGTCGGTTAAAGTTTATAGtttaatgagaattgataatGTTAGGCCGGTTTCTTTTACGTTTACTGCAATTTTTAAGGGGTGTATTGCGGTTCTTGATTTAGGTTTAGCGAGACAAATGCATGGGCAGTGTGTTTTGATTGGTGGGGTTgggtttgatttgtttgttggtaatagtttgattgatttatATGTGAAATGCGGGGTTTTGGAATGTGCACGTAAGCTGTTTGATGAAATGCCTGTGAAGGATATTATTTCTTGGACGGAGATAATTGTGGCTTATGCTAAAATTGGGGATATGGATTCTGCTCGTGAGTTGTTTGATGGGTTGATTGTGAAGGATATGGTGGTTTGGACTGCTATGGTTACTGGTTTTTCGCAGAATGCTAAGCCCAAAGAGGCGATTCGGTTTTTTGAGAGAATGCAAGAGGCTGGTGTTGAAGTTGACGAGGTTACTTTGATTGGCGTTATTTCGGCTTGTGCGCAATTGGGTGCAGCGGAGTATGCTTTTTGGGTTCACCATATTGCTGAGAGTATACATGGGTATTTCACGGGTTATAGTGTTGTCTTGGGATCAGCATTGATTGATATGTATTCGAAGTGTGGGATTGTTGATTATGCTTATGCAGTTTTTGAAGGATTGAAGGATAAGAATGTGTTTTCTTATAGCTCAATGATAAAGGGTTTTGCTATGCATGGACATGCTGTTGCTGCGATTAATTTGTTTAATGAAATGGTGAAAACTGAGGTAAAGCCGAATGAGGTTACATTAATTGGAGTGCTTACGGCCTGCGTTCATGCACGTATGGTGGAAGAAGGTTTGGACATATTTAGGTCAATGGAAAATCATTTTGGCGTTAAACCATCGTATAAAATTTATACTTGTGTAGTGGATTTGCTTGGACGAGCTGGTCGTTTGAATGAAGCAATGGAACTTATTAAAACAATGCCAGTTGAACCCCAAGCAGAAGTTTGGGGTGCACTGCTTGGAGCTTGCCGTGTCTATAGAAACCCTGACATGGCTACAACGGCTGCTAGACATTTGTTTGAGCTTGAACCTAGTAGTATCGGAAATTATGTCATTCTTTCTAACATATATGCATCTGCTGGAAGGTGGCAGGATGTCTCATGGGTAAGGAAGTTGATGAGAGAGAAAGGTTTGAAGAAGAATCCTGGATGTAGCTGGATTGAGACCAAAAAAGGAGTAATTCACGAATTCTTTTCAGGCGATATGACTCATTTTATGTCTACTGAAATTAAGCAAGTGTTGATGAATCTTCTGGATAGATTGCAAGCTAATGGATACCAGCCGAATCTAAGCTCTTTACCTTATGATTTGAGTGATGAAGAAAAAAGACGTATATTAATGACTCATAGTGAAAAATTGACTTTGGCCTTTGCATTGATCAGTTTGGATCCTGGTTGTACTGTAAGGATTATGAAGAACTTGCGGATCTGCGAGGATTGCCACTTATTTATGTGCGGTGCATCCAAAATTGTAGGGAGGGAGATTGTTGTGAGGGATAACATGATATTCCATCATTTCCGCGGGGGAACATGCTCCTGTGGTAATTTTTGGTGA
- the LOC126674379 gene encoding probable xyloglucan 6-xylosyltransferase 5, producing the protein MKQDNTPLKRASGVGGGALPTTANGRASGGRPAMSRGRQIHKTFNNIKITILCGFVTILVLRGTIGIGNLTSSDADTINQNLIEETKRILEEIRSDKDPTDPDEPPELEFNPNVTYTLGPKIGNWDQERKVWLNQNPEFPSFVNGKARILLLTGSPPSPCDNPIGDHYLLKAIKNKIDYCRIHGIEIVYNMAHLDKELAGYWAKLPMIRRLMLSHPEVEWIWWMDSDAMFTDMVFEIPLSKYDKHNMVIHGYPDLLFDQKSWIALNTGSFLFRNCQWSLDLLDAWAPMGPKGIVREEAGKILTANLKGRPAFEADDQSALIYLLLSQKDQWMDKVYVENQYYLHGYWAGLVDRYEEMIEKYHPGLGDERWPFVTHFVGCKPCGSYGDYPAERCLKSMERAFNFADNQVLKLYGFGHRGLLSPKIKRIRNETVTPLESVDQFDIRHSADKSSR; encoded by the coding sequence ATGAAACAAGACAATACTCCTCTAAAGAGAGCCAGCGGAGTTGGCGGAGGAGCCTTACCGACCACCGCGAACGGCAGAGCTTCCGGTGGCCGTCCAGCAATGTCACGCGGCCGACAGATCCACAAAACGTTCAACAACATCAAGATTACTATTCTATGTGGGTTCGTTACTATTCTTGTTCTTAGGGGCACAATCGGTATTGGAAATCTCACTAGCTCAGATGCTGACACCATTAATCAGAATTTAATCGAGGAGACTAAACGGATCTTGGAGGAGATCCGTTCTGATAAGGATCCGACTGACCCGGATGAGCCACCGGAGCTTGAGTTCAACCCCAATGTTACCTACACTTTAGGTCCGAAAATTGGTAATTGGGATCAAGAACGTAAGGTATGGCTTAATCAAAACCCTGAATTTCCTAGTTTTGTTAATGGTAAAGCTAGGATTTTGCTTTTAACTGGGTCGCCGCCGAGCCCGTGTGATAACCCGATTGGAGATCATTATTTATTGAAGGCTATTAAGAACAAGATTGATTATTGTAGGATTCATGGGATTGAAATTGTTTATAATATGGCTCATTTAGATAAAGAATTAGCTGGGTATTGGGCTAAATTGCCTATGATTAGGAGATTAATGCTTTCACACCCTGAGGTTGAGTGGATTTGGTGGATGGATAGTGATGCTATGTTTACTGATATGGTTTTCGAGATCCCGTTATCGAAGTACGATAAGCATAATATGGTCATTCATGGGTATCCGGATTTGTTATTTGATCAGAAATCTTGGATTGCGTTGAATACCGGAAGTTTCTTGTTTCGTAATTGTCAATGGAGTTTAGATTTGCTTGATGCTTGGGCTCCGATGGGTCCTAAAGGTATTGTAAGGGAGGAGGCTGGTAAGATTTTGACTGCGAATTTGAAAGGGCGGCCGGCATTTGAGGCTGATGATCAGTCAGCTTTAATTTACTTGCTGCTTTCGCAGAAGGATCAGTGGATGGATAAGGTGTATGTTGAGAATCAGTATTATTTGCACGGTTATTGGGCTGGGTTGGTAGATCGGTACGAGGAGATGATTGAGAAGTACCACCCGGGTTTGGGTGATGAAAGATGGCCTTTTGTTACTCATTTTGTCGGTTGCAAGCCGTGTGGAAGCTATGGGGATTATCCTGCTGAGAGGTGCTTGAAAAGCATGGAAAGAGCTTTCAATTTTGCTGATAATCAGGTGCTTAAGTTATATGGGTTTGGGCATAGAGGATTATTGAGCCCCAAGATCAAGAGGATCAGGAATGAGACAGTGACTCCCTTGGAGTCTGTAGATCAGTTTGATATTCGCCACTCCGCTGATAAAAGCAGTAGATGA
- the LOC126674382 gene encoding vesicle transport v-SNARE 13-like has protein sequence MSQVFEGYERQYCELSANLSRKCTSTSVLDGELRKQKLSEIKAGLEEADTLIRKMDLEARCLPPNVKTMLLAKLREYKTDLNNLKNEMKRITSLNTNQFARDELLESGKADAVMVSANQRGRLLMSTERLNQSTDRIKESRRTMLETEDLGVSILQDLHQQRQALLHANNTLHGVDDNIGISRKILTAMSRRMNRNKCIIGSIITVLIFAILLILYLKLTH, from the exons ATGAGTCAGGTTTTTGAAGGATATGAACGCCAATACTGCGAGCTTTCTGCGAATTTGTCGCGGAAATGCACGTCTACCAGTGTTCTTGATGGAG AGCTGAGAAAGCAGAAGCTCTCTGAAATTAAGGCAGGATTGGAAGAGGCAGACACTTTG ATTCGAAAGATGGACCTGGAGGCAAGGTGTCTTCCACCAAATGTAAAGACAATGCTCCTTGCTAAGTTGAGAGAGTATAAAACTGATTTGAATAATTTGAAGAATGAAATGAAAAGAATCACATCTTTGAATACCAATCAGTTTGCTCGCGATGAGTTGTTGGAGTCGGGAAAGGCAGATGCAGTAATG GTGTCTGCAAATCAAAGAGGAAGACTATTGATGTCGACAGAGAGACTGAATCAGTCTACTGATAGAATTAAGGAGAGTAGAAGAACAATGTTGGAAACAGAAGATCTCGGTGTCTCAATCCTGCAAGACTTGCATCAACAACGCCAAGCTCTCTTACATGCTAATAACACG CTCCATGGGGTTGATGACAATATTGGCATAAGCAGAAAGATATTGACAGCAATGTCAAGAAGGATGAACAGAAACAAATGCATAATTGGATCCATAATAACAGTACTCATCTTTGCCATCTTATTGATACTCTATTTAAAGCTCACTCATTAA
- the LOC130015364 gene encoding uncharacterized protein LOC130015364: MDEDDTETSIIDGLLKDWRKNSFSKECFSMVVIRDHSSATSSDTTAHHAVSGEDLTIFPPSNHENLLPSSFNSDPKYFPSSPMSPLSFPQSDFEDPPPSPTPPPPPPPQPPVTLLPQWWSLAFEILRSRIGNVGLFFGCSTGKRSPSFWSFKNVAFVATVVLWWFSVRLRRRRRTRKSVEHLMEIVNEKDKKIMELLNQVAQMNEVLLSRHKVLASKLPN, from the exons ATGGATGAAGATGACACTGAGACTTCAATTATAGATGGTCTACTAAAAGATTGGCGCAAGAATTCCTTTTCTAAAGAATGCTTCTCTATGGTTGTAATTAGAGACCACTCTTCCGCCACCTCCTCCGACACCACCGCTCACCACGCTGTCTCCGGCGAGGATTTAACCATTTTTCCTCCAAGCAACCACGAGAATTTACTTCCTTCTTCTTTCAATTCTGATCCGAAGTACTTTCCCTCCTCTCCTATGTCTCCGTTGTCATTTCCGCAATCTGATTTCGAAGATCCTCCACCATCTCCGACTCCTCCTCCTCCACCGCCGCCGCAGCCGCCGGTTACCCTTTTGCCCCAATGGTGGAGTCTTGCGTTTGAGATCTTGCGTTCTAGAATTGGTAACGTGGGGTTATTTTTTGGATGCAGTACAGGAAAAAGATCACCGTCCTTTTGGTCATTCAAGAATGTTGCTTTTGTTGCGACGGTGGTGTTGTGGTGGTTTTCTGTTAGATTGCGGCGGCGGAGGCGGACGAGAAAGAGCGTGGAGCATTTGATGGAGATTGTTAACGAGAAAGACAAG AAAATTATGGAGCTATTGAACCAGGTTGCTCAAATGAATGAAGTGCTCTTGTCTAGGCATAAAGTTCTTGCTTCAAAATTGCCGAATTAA